One region of Candidatus Cloacimonadota bacterium genomic DNA includes:
- a CDS encoding site-specific integrase, translated as MKVAVPKMLDNLKNANLNYNVNLRYRRTSTNAPYLLYLDLFYNGKRQSKALGLTVVGEKNTKIRDENNIKKALKIRQQYQIQFDNDPDNFSFTKKDLSNFIDFFEQLIKRKKDKNYRLSLTKFKEFYTDDFLDLKKINYALCEDFKFYLLNLDISKHTAKHYFTCFKGCLNEAVKRELIDKNPAKGLNIKFEKKSIERLIDLELKTLWNTPCNYNDLKNGFLFSCYTGLRFSDILDLKFNDIINNKIKVMQNKTLNEVEIPLHDIAKKILSMQQDKHSDGSIFKIPTGGKTSRRLLTWMREAGIKKHITFHCARHTFGCLLVEKGVNLFVVKKLMGHRKIETTLKYVDKANVDAKAAIDSLPNL; from the coding sequence ATGAAAGTCGCAGTACCTAAAATGTTGGATAATCTCAAAAATGCTAATCTTAATTACAATGTCAATTTAAGATACAGAAGGACTTCAACTAATGCACCTTACTTGTTGTATCTAGATCTATTTTACAACGGTAAAAGGCAGTCGAAGGCATTAGGTCTGACAGTTGTAGGAGAAAAGAATACTAAAATCAGAGATGAAAATAATATTAAAAAAGCACTGAAGATTAGACAGCAATATCAAATTCAATTTGATAATGATCCAGATAACTTCAGTTTTACTAAAAAAGATTTATCAAATTTTATAGATTTCTTCGAGCAGCTGATCAAAAGAAAAAAAGATAAAAACTATAGACTATCACTTACGAAGTTCAAAGAGTTTTATACTGATGATTTCCTAGATTTAAAAAAAATAAATTATGCGCTTTGTGAAGATTTCAAGTTTTATCTTCTAAATCTCGATATAAGTAAACATACAGCCAAGCATTATTTTACTTGTTTTAAAGGATGCCTTAACGAAGCAGTTAAAAGAGAATTGATTGATAAGAATCCTGCTAAGGGTCTTAACATTAAATTCGAGAAAAAATCCATAGAAAGGCTTATAGATTTGGAACTAAAAACATTATGGAATACCCCCTGTAATTATAATGATCTGAAGAATGGTTTTCTTTTCAGCTGCTACACGGGTTTAAGATTCTCAGATATCCTGGATTTAAAATTTAATGATATTATTAATAATAAGATTAAAGTCATGCAGAATAAGACTCTGAATGAAGTAGAAATACCGCTTCATGATATTGCTAAGAAGATTCTATCTATGCAGCAAGATAAACATTCTGACGGTTCCATCTTTAAAATTCCTACAGGTGGTAAAACCTCCAGAAGATTGCTGACTTGGATGAGAGAAGCAGGAATTAAGAAACATATCACATTTCATTGTGCACGTCATACATTCGGCTGCCTGCTTGTAGAAAAGGGTGTAAATCTTTTCGTTGTTAAAAAACTGATGGGGCACAGAAAAATTGAAACAACCCTAAAGTATGTAGACAAAGCAAATGTAGATGCAAAAGCTGCTATAGATTCGCTACCTAATCTATAA
- a CDS encoding CapA family protein, with protein sequence MEKKINKMLLSIILFKVIFFLQSCSLQPNPRYNTNPEKANKNREVHYENNYSLTADEEVDFGSEELEEIISQNIDVDDTKLESSQIRIMTTGDIMLGTRIPNESYYPTVGDALFSDQVKTILKRGDIVFGNLEGAICGETGKPRNKKYVFAMPDVAASWLADAGFNLLSVANNHAGDMGDEGCINTKKMLENYKIKFAGYLDYPSTSFITNDIRIGFVATSPNAGVVYLHDLDWLTSKVRGLALQNDIVIVSMHIGAEGKDHQHITRKDEKFLGENRGDPYHFARKMIDAGADLVLGHGPHVTRAIDIYKGRFIAYSLGNFCTYSRVNIRGVNGIAPILELVLDRNGEFQFGSIHSTKQISRQGVRIDHQNEVLKKIIQLTNDDIPETDLMIDENGFITVK encoded by the coding sequence ATGGAAAAAAAAATAAATAAAATGCTGTTATCTATCATCTTATTTAAGGTGATTTTTTTCTTGCAGAGTTGTTCACTCCAACCAAATCCAAGATACAATACAAATCCTGAAAAAGCAAATAAAAACAGAGAAGTACATTATGAGAATAATTATTCTCTAACGGCAGATGAAGAAGTAGATTTTGGTTCAGAAGAACTTGAGGAAATCATTTCTCAAAACATCGATGTAGATGATACAAAATTAGAATCATCTCAAATCAGGATTATGACGACTGGTGATATAATGCTGGGAACAAGAATTCCCAATGAATCATATTACCCAACTGTTGGGGATGCTCTTTTTTCAGATCAAGTTAAAACCATCTTGAAGCGTGGTGATATTGTATTTGGAAATCTGGAAGGAGCGATCTGTGGAGAAACGGGTAAACCAAGGAATAAAAAATATGTTTTTGCAATGCCCGATGTAGCTGCAAGTTGGTTGGCAGATGCAGGTTTCAATCTGTTAAGTGTAGCGAATAATCATGCTGGTGATATGGGTGATGAAGGTTGCATAAATACCAAAAAAATGTTAGAAAATTATAAAATCAAATTTGCTGGTTATCTGGATTATCCATCCACTTCATTTATAACCAACGACATCAGAATAGGATTCGTAGCAACTTCTCCCAATGCTGGTGTTGTCTATCTTCACGATCTTGATTGGTTGACTTCAAAGGTTCGTGGTTTGGCATTGCAGAATGACATTGTGATAGTTTCGATGCACATTGGTGCTGAAGGAAAAGATCATCAGCATATCACAAGAAAAGACGAGAAATTTCTGGGAGAAAATAGGGGGGATCCATATCATTTTGCCCGAAAAATGATCGATGCCGGAGCTGATCTGGTTTTAGGTCATGGACCTCACGTAACTCGAGCCATCGATATCTATAAGGGAAGATTTATTGCTTATAGTCTGGGAAATTTTTGCACTTACAGTCGAGTTAATATTCGTGGTGTGAACGGAATTGCACCTATTTTGGAATTGGTTTTAGATAGAAACGGAGAATTTCAATTTGGCTCTATTCATTCCACCAAACAAATTTCCAGACAAGGAGTTCGCATAGATCATCAAAATGAAGTTCTAAAAAAGATTATCCAACTAACAAATGACGATATTCCCGAAACGGACTTGATGATTGATGAAAATGGTTTTATTACTGTAAAATAA
- a CDS encoding choice-of-anchor D domain-containing protein, whose protein sequence is MRRLILVFCLILMFTLLSAEWTIVQTYTIPGKASGLAWDGTNLYSGIYGANGGEVYQIDPATGSSTLLFTGPQNDSFGMTHDGTNIWITDHVTSSSVPATAVELSNSGTILSQFDLPDHYMSGIAYDSGNFWVATYYPDDPSVVYQVDNTGTILQQFNFDIPGNDEEQPWDICMQDGDLWIADYYADALYRVDTSGTIIEEHTCENLKPAGIVYDGTYLWYVDGPLNNNSTLYKVDLGGAGTPAISLGWDDYDFGNVTIGQPASVELPVTNNGTADLVINNLDFTLDDFYSDETLPITITPGSTTDVTVIFDPVNWGQLNCSLFVNSNDPVNPSEEVTLAGYGVNSDPSLVVTPTSLNYGSVRIGALTGKYLEISNQGSGNLEITQFEFDDNQFILDNTVTLPLTIAPANSENVRIWFSPQVSGGIAGTLTIHSNDPANPNLAVTLNGTGDDSQYDIGTILWQYDIDTSYDNTPKALAPIEDINGDGVGDVIICSEDNFVRCFNGNASGTGDILWEHEIYAGDVYHQNSLAVKTDLNGDGFDDVVCGTVGGDRAIRAISGLTGELLWIYNTNNFGDGGWVYQVDVSYDYNNDGILDALAAAGNDGLGTGPQRVFCIDGTNGSIIWDFFLNGPKFSCIGIEDITNDGIPDAIGGGSNGSETEGKVWGIDGSNGTQLWEFTAGGSSVWALEIIDDITGNGIKDVVAGDFGGNYYALDSFTGSMQWNGSIGSGLVLRFEKLDDVNGDGHPDIAIARSTQNNALVIDGYTGSNVWFQPVADQPWVVDRIDDITGDGINDVVYGTLYNSNFGYFMNGATGEVLSQTPINSAVDGITGIPDVAGDGSWEMVCGGRDGEVVCISGGQTAAMGYLEGTITLNGGNGNVENSTVEIGTMIATVDPSGYYFAVLVPGAYEVTFGLTGYETLTVADVIITENQTTTLDVTLDYTFAPQNLTYTLDENDVILTWDAPSTTRDVTSYKVYRDDNEIAEVTELTYTDEDLNPATYEYYVTAIYEDGQESEPSNTIMVEVTSSGSNTIPLVTKLYGNYPNPFNPTTNIRFDLAKDTSVQLQVYNMKGQIVKTLVENEMNAGRHNIEWNGKDDSGKSAASGMYFYKIKTADYRANGKCILLK, encoded by the coding sequence ATGAGAAGATTAATTTTAGTTTTTTGCTTAATTCTAATGTTCACGCTGCTATCAGCAGAATGGACAATCGTTCAAACTTACACGATACCGGGAAAAGCATCTGGTTTAGCCTGGGATGGTACAAACTTGTATTCTGGAATTTATGGAGCCAATGGTGGTGAAGTTTATCAAATCGATCCAGCAACTGGCTCATCAACGTTACTATTCACTGGCCCACAAAATGATTCTTTTGGTATGACGCATGATGGAACGAATATCTGGATCACAGATCACGTTACCAGCTCTTCTGTTCCAGCCACGGCAGTAGAACTCAGCAATTCAGGAACGATTTTATCGCAATTCGATCTTCCTGATCACTACATGTCCGGAATTGCTTATGATAGCGGAAATTTCTGGGTAGCCACTTATTATCCCGATGATCCCAGTGTAGTATATCAGGTTGATAATACAGGAACAATATTGCAACAATTCAATTTTGATATTCCCGGAAATGATGAAGAACAACCCTGGGATATCTGTATGCAAGATGGTGATCTCTGGATTGCAGATTATTATGCTGACGCACTTTACAGAGTTGATACTTCGGGAACAATTATCGAAGAACATACTTGTGAAAACTTGAAACCAGCAGGTATTGTGTACGATGGAACTTACCTTTGGTATGTAGATGGTCCTTTAAATAATAATTCAACTCTTTACAAAGTTGATCTGGGTGGAGCTGGAACTCCAGCAATTTCATTAGGCTGGGATGATTATGATTTTGGCAATGTAACAATTGGTCAACCTGCTTCTGTAGAACTTCCGGTTACAAATAACGGAACTGCCGATCTGGTGATCAATAACCTTGATTTTACACTTGATGATTTTTACTCTGATGAAACACTACCAATTACGATTACTCCTGGTTCTACAACTGATGTTACAGTAATTTTCGATCCTGTAAATTGGGGCCAACTCAACTGTAGTCTTTTTGTGAATTCAAATGATCCTGTCAATCCTTCTGAAGAAGTAACCTTGGCCGGTTATGGAGTGAACAGTGATCCTTCGCTTGTAGTAACGCCTACAAGTTTGAATTATGGTTCTGTGCGCATCGGAGCGCTCACGGGAAAATACCTTGAAATCAGCAATCAGGGATCGGGAAATTTAGAAATAACTCAATTTGAATTTGATGATAATCAATTCATTTTGGATAACACAGTAACACTGCCGCTTACAATTGCACCGGCAAATTCAGAAAATGTAAGGATCTGGTTCAGTCCGCAGGTTTCAGGCGGAATAGCAGGAACGCTTACAATTCACAGCAATGATCCTGCCAATCCAAATCTGGCTGTTACTTTGAATGGAACCGGAGACGATTCTCAATATGATATTGGAACAATCCTTTGGCAATATGATATCGATACAAGTTATGACAATACACCAAAAGCCTTAGCACCGATCGAAGATATAAACGGCGATGGAGTTGGCGATGTAATCATCTGCTCTGAAGATAATTTTGTGCGTTGCTTCAACGGCAATGCCTCTGGAACTGGTGACATTTTATGGGAACATGAGATCTATGCGGGAGATGTTTATCATCAAAACTCGCTTGCTGTTAAAACCGATTTGAACGGTGATGGATTCGATGATGTTGTTTGCGGAACCGTTGGAGGTGACAGAGCTATTCGAGCAATCTCTGGATTAACTGGTGAACTCTTGTGGATTTACAACACGAACAACTTTGGCGACGGCGGCTGGGTATATCAGGTTGATGTATCTTACGATTATAATAATGACGGCATTTTAGATGCTCTGGCTGCAGCAGGAAATGATGGTCTGGGCACCGGACCCCAACGCGTATTCTGTATTGATGGAACAAATGGAAGTATAATCTGGGATTTCTTTCTGAATGGCCCCAAATTCAGTTGTATCGGAATTGAAGATATCACGAACGATGGTATTCCCGATGCAATTGGCGGTGGTTCAAATGGAAGCGAAACTGAGGGAAAAGTTTGGGGAATTGATGGATCAAACGGTACCCAACTTTGGGAATTCACTGCGGGTGGAAGTTCTGTATGGGCTTTAGAAATCATCGATGATATTACTGGCAACGGTATCAAAGACGTGGTTGCTGGAGATTTTGGTGGAAATTATTACGCACTCGATAGCTTTACAGGATCGATGCAGTGGAATGGTTCTATCGGTTCCGGTTTGGTTTTAAGATTCGAAAAACTGGATGATGTAAATGGTGATGGACATCCTGATATCGCTATTGCGCGCAGCACGCAAAACAATGCTTTGGTAATCGATGGTTACACAGGCAGTAATGTTTGGTTCCAACCTGTAGCAGACCAACCCTGGGTTGTTGATAGAATCGATGATATTACAGGCGATGGAATTAATGATGTAGTGTACGGAACGCTTTATAACAGCAATTTCGGTTACTTCATGAATGGTGCCACAGGCGAAGTGCTTTCTCAAACACCGATTAATTCGGCTGTAGATGGAATTACAGGTATTCCAGATGTTGCTGGAGATGGTTCCTGGGAAATGGTTTGCGGTGGACGCGATGGTGAAGTAGTTTGTATTTCTGGTGGACAAACGGCTGCCATGGGTTATCTGGAAGGAACTATTACTTTGAATGGTGGAAATGGAAATGTAGAAAACTCTACAGTAGAAATCGGTACAATGATAGCAACGGTTGATCCCTCAGGTTATTATTTTGCTGTTTTAGTTCCCGGAGCTTATGAAGTTACATTTGGACTTACAGGATACGAAACATTAACAGTTGCGGATGTTATCATAACTGAGAATCAGACAACTACTTTGGATGTAACACTTGATTACACTTTTGCACCTCAGAATCTTACCTACACACTGGACGAAAACGATGTAATTTTAACCTGGGATGCACCTTCTACTACCAGAGATGTAACTTCCTACAAAGTCTATCGTGATGATAATGAAATAGCTGAAGTTACCGAACTTACTTACACTGATGAAGATCTTAACCCGGCAACCTATGAATATTACGTTACAGCGATTTATGAAGATGGTCAGGAATCTGAACCTTCCAATACAATAATGGTGGAGGTTACAAGCAGCGGAAGTAACACAATTCCTCTTGTTACAAAACTTTACGGGAATTATCCAAATCCGTTCAATCCCACTACAAATATTCGCTTTGACCTGGCAAAAGATACATCTGTTCAACTACAGGTTTACAATATGAAAGGTCAGATCGTGAAAACTTTAGTTGAAAATGAGATGAATGCCGGCAGACATAATATAGAATGGAATGGTAAAGATGATTCAGGAAAATCAGCAGCTTCAGGAATGTATTTCTACAAAATTAAAACTGCTGATTATCGTGCAAATGGAAAGTGTATTCTATTGAAATAA
- a CDS encoding T9SS type A sorting domain-containing protein, whose protein sequence is MVVNAPNLASFDYSLFYENRDTNHTLLSYSNCTLGNNVIYEIDPQLDTYYKPIWNATVKSPCIDVGYGFDDDDTPADLGAIPAVDHKYDLIELPPPAVDSGWKWLSFPALDVVLNDADIAENVLADILNPNILDYVLSQDYLIDYNPLDQTWSNDWKQFLRTEGFKFKMLAAAEFEVIGFKIADNTPVSLTGEDEDNWVGYWIEETQSVSDAFSDYWDGENIHYIQHQYWTATYYMDTWWYQCQGGHLPTISYGEMVNIHCNDNITSFRWDNSTPEEQRMMIPKTEYYSFEETENYTPIYITLDETNLPTEVGAFVNGECVGASIVTDQLCQLNAYTGSTAPGNVELELYYGSRSSNSPVRLSNYNCQNTLEPNCIQRQINTTINPEAWFVTLGDDSQTVNSIQEFYLDNYPNPFNPTTTISYNIPHEGKVFLEIYNIKGQLVKQLVSGSQPEGYYEVIWNGKNDVGKHVASGIYYCRVTACGKTRNKKMLMLK, encoded by the coding sequence TTGGTAGTTAATGCACCCAATTTAGCTTCTTTCGATTATTCTCTCTTTTATGAAAATAGAGATACTAACCATACCTTATTATCCTATTCAAATTGCACTTTAGGTAATAATGTAATCTATGAAATCGATCCCCAATTGGATACATATTATAAACCAATCTGGAATGCAACTGTTAAATCTCCATGTATCGATGTGGGTTACGGTTTCGATGATGACGATACTCCTGCAGATCTTGGAGCGATACCAGCTGTCGATCACAAATATGATCTAATTGAATTACCTCCACCTGCTGTTGATAGTGGCTGGAAATGGCTTTCATTTCCAGCTCTTGATGTGGTTCTTAATGATGCCGATATTGCTGAAAATGTATTAGCAGATATTCTTAATCCCAATATACTTGATTATGTACTATCTCAAGACTATTTGATTGATTATAATCCACTTGATCAAACTTGGAGTAATGATTGGAAACAATTCCTTAGAACTGAAGGCTTCAAATTTAAAATGTTAGCGGCTGCCGAATTTGAAGTTATTGGCTTCAAAATAGCAGATAATACACCTGTTTCTTTAACTGGAGAAGATGAAGATAATTGGGTCGGTTACTGGATAGAAGAAACTCAAAGTGTTTCTGATGCATTTAGTGATTACTGGGATGGAGAGAATATCCATTACATTCAACATCAATATTGGACGGCAACGTATTATATGGATACATGGTGGTATCAGTGCCAAGGTGGTCATTTACCAACAATTTCATATGGAGAAATGGTAAACATTCATTGCAATGATAATATCACTTCTTTCCGTTGGGATAACAGCACTCCTGAAGAACAGAGAATGATGATACCAAAAACAGAATATTATAGCTTCGAAGAAACGGAAAACTATACTCCTATATACATTACTTTAGATGAAACAAACTTACCTACTGAAGTTGGTGCTTTTGTGAATGGAGAATGTGTAGGAGCTTCAATCGTAACAGATCAACTTTGTCAATTAAATGCCTATACCGGATCAACTGCTCCAGGAAATGTAGAATTGGAACTTTATTACGGTTCTCGATCTTCAAACTCACCGGTCAGATTGTCAAATTACAATTGCCAGAATACACTAGAACCAAATTGCATTCAGCGACAGATAAACACAACAATAAATCCGGAAGCCTGGTTTGTTACTTTAGGCGATGATTCTCAAACCGTAAATAGTATTCAGGAGTTTTATCTCGATAACTATCCGAATCCCTTCAATCCAACTACAACGATTTCGTATAATATCCCACACGAAGGAAAAGTCTTTTTAGAAATCTACAATATCAAAGGACAACTTGTGAAGCAACTCGTTTCAGGATCCCAACCTGAAGGATATTATGAAGTTATATGGAATGGAAAAAATGATGTTGGCAAACATGTTGCCAGCGGAATTTATTACTGTCGAGTCACAGCTTGTGGTAAGACAAGAAACAAGAAAATGTTGATGTTGAAGTAA